The region GGCGCTGGGCGCTGGAATCCTTTTTTAAGGAGGGAAAGCATCAGTTTGGGTTGGCGCAGTTCGCGCTGCGAACTGCCAGGGGTCTGGACCGCTGGATTTTGATGGTCTTCCTGGCCTTCACCCTGACGACGCTGTACCGCTCTGAGGACATGACCCTGAAAGAGGCAGCCCGCCTGGCCCTCTACACCTTGTTGCCAGGAGTCAGGCTGAACCACCTGCTGAGCCAAATTCAAAAGGAGCAAGAATTCCTGCGCCAGCACGGCTATTCGCTCAGCTATGCAAGGTGCAACTTATGAGTAAGACATACCTGAGAAAAGTCGGCGGTTCGGTGATGTTGAGTATTCCCCCTGCATTGCTTGACGTTCTGGAATTGACGGCAGGCACCGCTGTGGGCCTGAACGTCGAAGGGGGACAGTTGACGGTTCAGCCAGCCCCAAAACCGCGTTATTCCCTGGAAGAACTGCTGG is a window of Deinococcus sp. Marseille-Q6407 DNA encoding:
- a CDS encoding AbrB/MazE/SpoVT family DNA-binding domain-containing protein, with amino-acid sequence MSKTYLRKVGGSVMLSIPPALLDVLELTAGTAVGLNVEGGQLTVQPAPKPRYSLEELLAQCDLEAQCDPAGAQDS